Within Cydia fagiglandana chromosome 10, ilCydFagi1.1, whole genome shotgun sequence, the genomic segment TGGGCGGTAGTGTACCGCGTCATGCACCGCGAGATCGAGGCCTTCTCTACACGCATCCCGCAGCAGCCCGTGCGGGTACTCTACGAGAGGATACACGCGTGCACCTCGTTCGGGTAAGACACGAGCTCGGTGATATACCTAGACAGCAGCGGCGACCTGTCCGCCGTGTGGGCGGTAGTGTACCGCGTCATGCACCGCGAGATCGAGGCCTTCTCTACACGCATCCCGCAGCAGCCCGTGCGGGTACTCTACGAGAGGATACACGCGTGCACCTCGTTCGGGTAAGACACCAGCTCAGTGATATACCTAGACAGCGGCGGCGACCTGTCCGCCGTGTGGGCGGTAGTGTACCGCGTTATGCACCGCGAGATCGAAGCCTTCTCTACACGCATCCCGCAGCAGCCCGTGCGGGTACTCTACGAGAGGATACACGCGTGCACCTCGTTCGGGTAAGACACGAGCTCGGTGATATACCTAGACAGCGGCGGCGACCTGTCCGCCGTGTGGGCGGTAGTGTACCGCGTCATGCACCGCGAGATCGAAGCCTTCTCTACACGCATCCCGCAGCAGCCCGTGCGGGTACTCTACGAGAGGATACACGCGTGCACCTCGTTCGGGTAAGACACGAGCTCGGTGATATACCTAGACAGTGGCGGCGACCTGTCCGGCGTGTGGGCGGTAGTGTACCGCGTCATGCACCGCGAGATCGAGGCCTTCTCTACACGCATCCCGCAGCAGCCCGTGCGGGTACTCTACGAGAGGATACACGCGTGGACCTCGTTCGGGTAAGACACGAGCTCGGTATTACATCGAGGCAGCGGCGGCGACCTGTCTCGACTATAATGTATCCTAATATCTTTTAGGGACTAAGTTTAAAAGTAATAAGTCAATTGAAAGGCGTATCCAGTCCAGATGAGTACTTTTtttgccaatctgattaaattgcccgatcgaatcaggaggtgcggacgcaaataccaatttggctcgcccaATTCAACCggcgataatgaccgatattaccgataaaatgggatgcggacgcaagaataccaatttgtgaggccagtattttcgttctggggcatttttgtaatttagagggctctaatatcaccataaatttaaaatagaagattgacgccaatttcatttctgatcacgtcgaccgatttgatcagtcccgtctggataccactttaTGTTATAAATTGTATCAGACTAGCAGTGTCCAACaatactaagggccagttgcactaaccatatttgacagactgatcaatgtCAGCCGGCACGCCCCGGCGCTACTATGAAACTTTCTGGTACTATGAAACTTATGGTACTATGAaattttccatacataaaaatttagcgaactctttaacgatacgactAGTTCGGTGCAACTCACTCTAAATCGTGTCAATTTTCCACAGAACCGCCAAGGTGGTAGAATGTGGCACGCCGCGCGTAATGGTCCCCGTGACGTTCACCAAGAACGGGCGCCCGCACACGGCGCACGGGTTCGGCGGGAACAAGTTCCAGGCCAAGCGCGCCGCCGCCAAGCTCGCGCTCAAGATACTCGACTCCTAAACTACTACAcgtacagggctataaccgcgaaaatcgaaattcgcaaattgcgggcatttttctctgtcactctaattacgccttcattggagtagaagagaaagatccccgcaatttgcgaatttctgttttcgcggtagcccctcaggtgtacccccttattcataaacagctttgtctttaaattgtttatacgacaacggtttcactcacttgaatttttagtcgctaacTCCGGCtgcggagtgcaccgcgccccccCGCCCCCCCCGCCGCCGCTCTCTCAGCGCGCGCGCAACGAGCGACGAGGCGGGCgcgatcagtgcacgagttgcagtcgccgcgagcactcgagcctgaggaaggaccccccgatgggcccgaaacatgtcgccaatagcgactaaaaattcaagtgactGAAACCgatgtcgtataaacaatttaaaatatgtctcacgaaagtttaatatcgattattgCAGAGCTTTGTCTTTAtctgtatttgtaagaaagagataaaacattatttaactaaattatggccgtaaagttttatgaactagggtatttgactgtaagtatttaaaataaactattttacaccatgcaagaaataaagtaccagaagattaatagagaaacgtagacagcagttagttttagacacaatttctattttccttcttgtctttatctgtcattttgacttatgtatttgtaagaaagggataaaatataatttagctaaatcaggcccgtaaaacTTTATTAGTTAGGGGGTTAGTGCATAGTTACTTTCTTTcgcattttcacggaaacgtacgaacgtgttttGTTATTCAGTCAGTCTGTACAAAAAGTAGGTACtcaggttgactgaagtagcgaCGGAcgacagggctataaccgcgaaaatggaagttcgcaaattgcgggcatctttctctgtcactcttattacgccttcattggagtaaaagagaaaggtccccgtaatttgcgaatttcggttttcgcggtagcccctctgatctTCCTGTATTAGGAGTGTAAGACGATATTTACTTGCCAAATTTTATAGGTATAGGGAAATACTTTATAAATTTTGATTCCGTTAAGAGTGTCGTAATTTATGTATCTTGCGGCATCATAAACGGCCGTATcttttagagtcggaccaaaaaaagtctgcagcggatttgatagcccacgcagtgcaagtgtcatttatacgtcataatttcatagaagtttgacgtttaaaataacactttcactgcgtgggctatcaaatccgctgcagactattgttggtctgactctagaagTCTGATCTTTTCAAAGCTTCAGGGGACTGTAGACCTGAGTTTTAATTTCGCGTTTCTGAGATTAAGGgccttgacagacagacggacggacgcacaacaaagtgatcctataagggttccgttttttcctaaAGTACGGAACTcgcggtgggcgagtccgatacGCACTTGTCAGGTTTTATTGCTTATATGTTGTATTTTAGAATGGAATAACAAGTTAGTTCTCTAATTATATGTGTACCAAAGGGTGGATTTCCATCTTTTCAATATATTGGTCCattgtgcattgcgtctcactctctcattaagtaaaatgtgagacaaaatacacattggaccaagaaattggacaggcgGAAAACCACCCTAAAGTTAGATAATTATTTCAGTTGCGGTCAAAAGTTTGAAAACTCATCATTATTTTGCTAGTATTTAACGTTACTATTTACGCAGAAGTCGGGTATCTCTTGCTTCAGGTACGGAACTGATTTTAATTAGAGTTTGTAGCAATATACCTAACTGAGATTTTTAGAACTTTTCGTAGTAACATAAAGGTCTGAATAGTCAgataaagtctatttcaatagaacttgctaactatgtaaacaaaccgccatattgaatttgtctctgaatgatcaatttactagtgatgggcaagactcctacttactactttactaatgtcaaaccatatcgaataataaaataccaaaagtaaaaaacaagtagttacttatttttaatttgtttaatcacgatcagaagactaaattagtacttaagaattatgtattgatgtattttataaccgtggcgataggtacagagcgtgggttgggtagtgtgtagcgggtttatattacaaactttagtcacaacactacccatcatagacaattgtagaatttaaaagaaacaaaaccgccaTTACATCAGGcgctaataacctaacttatgaaaccattttaaacttttaattaaatatccaagatacaggtacatatttatgtattttacggaacggaccgtttcaatagtgtatatgtgtatggtttcaatggtatttgatgaagtgttgtgaaaattcaaagagaaacagtgataaaacaaaattaggttgtttgtttacatagttagcaagttctattggaatagaCTTTAGGTGTGTTTACATTTGGACCTGCCGGGCTAGCatatgattggcgcgacagtatctcgctgCGAGattacccgtccctctttaatttattcagttagtaaaagacgggtagtctatctcgcggcgagatactgtcgcgctaatCATGCGCTCCGCCTACTGAACGATTAGAGACTTCAAGACTTGTTATGATTTTTGCAGCATTCCTTAGCTGTTTATTTCGGAAGCCTATGACCTTAAGAAAATAAGCAGGAAATGACTACTCCATTTTAAGAGAGTCTCTGTATTGAaaagcggctcgattcggaaaatgaattagagtttactagatattaaatagtaaatatatgtgacgttccacggcaaaaggtaccttatggcggctggcgccgcgattcgggaaatgaattagagattcactaactATGAAATAAGTTAAGATATGTGATGTtacacgacaaaaggtaccttatggcggctggcgcttacgtcgtatAGCGTCGCAATAATATTGTCGCGACATCGCAAAACATCACAAAAGTAGGGACAGATgtattgcataattattttcattcttattttcacggaaacgtacgaacgtgtcttgctatttcattcaatctcggtacaaaaagtaggtaCTGACGTTGGCTATAGCAGCATATGacaatacgaacgtttccgaaaaaATACGACTGAAAAccattatgcactacatctgtacgttatattattatttatattatatttaatcataATTACGTCACCTGTCGCTTCTCCATTGAAGCAGATCCCCCGTTATATGAATTATGTTTGTGGTGTGTTTTAATTTGATagaatttaaacaaaaacattttggACCTAAAGGGTAAGAAACATTTATTAGGTATAACAATTAAATTGCTATACGTAGTTAGTGACGGTATCCATTTTTAATAATGTCATACTTATTTAATggaaaatgtaaaattaaacctagattataaattataaagatATGTTGAATTGTAAAGCGCAAAAACTAAGTTCTTTAATCGACTGAATAAAATATAGTGTAATGTAATGTGTAATtttcagacatcgtaaattttatagcattttcggtgcagtgttaacaatttcaaccctaatgattaattagcgttaattacgttaatttcaaccttaatttaccatttcagttggaattatttgtaccaattccgttaacaccactccgctgcacctatttaatggctcctctacacgatgggccaacgccggccactccaagggacgcagccatgcggtagaatgagttggcaatatcacttgctccctctaacgcataaatgcgtcccttggagtggccggcgttggcccatcatgtagaggagctataaaatttacgatgtctggtaaTTTTTGACATAATTACAATCCCAAATCTAGAGTCCGTGTAGCTAACATTACAGTTACACcaattacagtgaaacctggttaagtgggacctggataagtgagaaacctctatagctgggactcatggtgcggtcccgacactttagcactgaattacctctgtcactgagaaaaaacgaacctctataactgggattcgttattgtgattttatagtcacatttacctctataactgagacagagagagtgtattttacctcttttactgagactatatttataagattacattttcctaattgttttttggaattttatagggaattgacttctgtatctgagataacgtcaatctatgacctctctaactcggacttcattgaacaatttccgtattcttactaactcttagtcaatccacaaattccgcatttgcctaattgtgtctaaacaacttcaagtttgatttacttagttaatttatgtaagtagttaaaactatcgaaacgaaagctgaaattttgataagtaacacgaaaaaataaattttcatttattaaatttctaatacgcattgaagtccatatcaaatttaatttaattttgaaatatctatcctttggagaatcattcaaaattgattcaaagaaatatttaaactaaaagactaaaaaaatatttagggacaaggattactttacctaatttatttttaaagataattactaaatccccttttaaccacctctataactgaaatatactctattctcacctctattaatggaaccctctgtaaatgagacagaaatttatttgtacctggctaactgggagcctgggtaagtggaaaacctctttaagtgagacaaatttgctcgccccttgagatctcacttatccaggtttcactgtataacaTAAAGTGAGGCGTGTCATTATGAACgtcttaatttcatagaaatttgacaataatgatgacattgccacactttgtcattggcAAATACCATGCCGAGTTAATTTCATTAACTTACAGGCTTAGGGCGTAACTGATTAGGTAATAAATTATGGCGAGTGTATGTTAAACTAAATGAAATATTGTCGTCCATTACCAAAATAGCAGTAGGTAGAGTTAAGACCAAGATAAGACTGCTATTttaaacttgtatgaaattatgacatctatgaattaacacttgcattgcgtgtgctatcaaaatcgtttctgacttatcttggtcttactctTCTATAACATGACCTATATCAATATCAAGGAATAAATAAGAAATGAAATTAAgtatatttgtgacgttatctatgaaaagggactttATTGTCCTTAAAGGGACCTTATCTTATTGtctatggcgcttacgccattattagcgatgctccgatataaattcaatgccgcgcgacgctgtgcggcgtaagcgccatcgacaataaggtcccttttcatagataatgacCCGTCTAACTAAAAAGCACCCATTTTTTTAACTGTAGTTATTAGttgttgtgtattttttattacgTGATGCGATATAATGTGcaggatattttttaattgatGAAGTTTTTTGAATTGatgaaatattatatttgcaTTTAATACCAAATAAATTAGTCAAAAATTCGTAGGATTTTGATAttgaataaaatgtttattttatctaaccattgtttcatttttagtgttccgtacaaaactttgtttacattaaatatttctATCCTAAAGGCAAAGGATATTCCCAccctaagggtctccccaaatatatcgacgcgcattcggcaaaagccgataggaaaaagctttatgtccacgcaataagagcgaagaagccgacgacgcgtcggccggcgccggccgatgcgagccgagccgaacgacgactttttcgctcttattgcgcggacataaagctttttcctatcggcttttgccgaatgcgcgtcgatatatttggggagacccttatcgTTACTGCTAGGTACATTTTTTAAAGGCCCCTGGTCATATTGGGCCAACGtaggccactccaagggacgcagccacgcggtagaatgagatagcaatatcacttgctccctctaacgcataaatgtgttCTCCAGACTGGCccaatatgtatgtacctacaggtGCCTTTAGATTAATTGCTCTCAAAATAGTGCCTTGCTAtttagtgaaaaaaaaaatctccaaGTACGTTTGAGCTAATAGTGTTTGTAAAAGTGCCAACAGACTGATGTACCGAACCGCGGCCTTGTTCAGGTCAGCTATCTGTTTCGCTTTGACTCATAGTGGCGTCCTTGACGGATGTACGGTGATCCATTTTCCACTCGATCGAACAGGCCTCGAACCGTACCAAAGTCACAGTCCGGTATGTACGCCAGTCTGTTAGTGCTTTACCTCTGCCACTCAAATCTGCAGCAGAGTAATTAGCTTGATCTCAGTAGTTGCCACAAATtcattttggtggtaactaccgTGATTTTCTTTTCTCAGTAGTTACCATTGGTAAAAGATAGGAAGAATAAAGGTTTAATCTCCCGGCCCGCTAACCCCGCGCTGCAGTTTGACGACGCCTCATTTCCCAATATTTACcgccaaaatatttttattttaaatggtCAGGTACAGCTGTACTTGGAGTGGCAGCTGTACCTGACCATTTCCGTGGGAGGCACAAGCTACGTCACTACTATTAAGCTCTATTTAGACGATGCGCGAACTCGTAAGCGAGTGTctttacattgcggtttttgacgtaaccaacagtccgcaatgtaactttTCGCATGCGAGTCCGTgcaccgtctaaatcagcccttatgtTTCAAGTGTATCCTTCTTGGACCAGCATGGAATAAAACACATAGTCACGTTAACGTGGTTATAATTATCGCGTAAATTACAGGAAGTAGGTGCTGGGCCTCTTGTACGCGAACTTGTTGAGTCGCTTGTGGTGGTGCACGCGCTTGGGCAGCGGGAAGCGGATCGCGCTGTTGTGGAACTGCTTCACTTGTGGTCGGCGGCAAGCGGCGGCCTTGATCACCTCCACTTTAATGATCTGAAGACAAGAAAAAATACGTTGGATGGATATACCGATACGTCCAACATATACACAAGAAAAGCGAAACGCCGGACGCGGTCGCTGACCTGCGCGGTAGCAAGGTcacatttttatcgcctgtcactatgcctgTAACGTTTGAACAAGTATGTAAGAGCGAAAGTGCCGCATCACGCGACATGCGATAAACGCGACCATGCTACCGTCACTGATACATTATACCAGgcgtggcccactccgcgatttcgtcgctttgcaacaggtagctacaagtacatacaTCCCACAGTGTGGGGCACAATTGGTGTGACACCAATTTTGGTtgttagccataagccgcgcgtggcgctgtcgccacctagcggtcatatagaaagaaagaaaatacatttatttacgtcaaaccaacAACTTAAATTACAAGTTTAATATCGAGACATAGACGTTAAATAGGACCCTCACTCAGCGTAATGCTACGACGGTAAGCCGCGGcgctgtcctaatcgtaacagacgcgttttgctaGAGAGTGCATCTTCTGTACCtagactattatttattctgtgattataCCAgagttaattattaaaaaaaaacgtgcccctAGTTTAGTTTAAGAGTCAAACCAGATgacaaaatgaaaataaaaatggaaaacATAAGAAAGCTGGTCAATAATTTCAGTTCCATAAATGTTATCATCATATGTTTGGTAGTCCAGGTGCATTCACCCTAAAGTACAAAGGTAAGTAACATACCTGGATGGAGTGAGCGCGGGCCCTGTGGCGAGCGCCCATGTCGCGGTAGCACGTGGTGACGGCGCCGCCGACGCTGAGGTCGCGGTACTCGCGGTACATGTTGTGCACGCCCGACCGGGACTCGTAGCGCAGCCAGATGCCGAAGTTCTTTATCTTGACTGGGGTCTTCTCTGGGATTTCCTGGAATGTCAACGTATTTCGAATTTAATGGGTGCTTTACATACAgcttgtaacaaaaatagtgTGGATCCGTTTAAGGGGTTCATTATCGCGTtctgcaggcgtattatggatggttttatccatctTCTTCTtgttcctcgcgttatcccggcattttgccacagctcacaTAATAtgagcctggggtctgcttgacaactaTCCATCTATTGGATGGTTTTATCAATGTGACAAAATAACCGTTATATACTTTTTAACAACACGCGATTGAAactgacggacaccgttttatcatgtTGTCACATAGACAAGAACAACCATAATATCCATAAATCGGggttttcggtgcgggaatgattttgtgttttataactttgtttattgtaaaataattactaaaCTATGAATTAATACAAGGTCCTTAATgtgcttagaaatgttaaattagtatcgttttttacagtttttacctgTAATTTGACTAGTGTAAAACATTCCTGCACCGAAAACCCTGATGTATCATAATATCCACACtgatattcatacaaaaattCAAACCTCAAAAATAATTGCTTTACCCTTTACAGAAAAGGAAATAAACACCACTCACAATGTCAAGTAGTCTGCAAGTCTGTTATGTACATAGGTATTATAGCCCAAATAGAAGTATTTGTGAGACATAAACATTTCCTActaaatttaattacaataagGCCAATGTAGATGTGCCTCGCGTCCACCGTCGCCGAGGCATGTCTACACTGGTCGTTTTGTACGCGAGGAAATAGCGTCGCGCCTGCCTATGCCTAGCGTATGCCTGCTCTGTGTGGACCTGGAGTGACCAGGctaatgtaatgttttgtcagTGATTTTTCAAGGTTTTAGAAATTATGTAGGATTTGTATCAGAGCTATTCTGCTTTAAACAGGACACATTTAGTACCTGGAAGTCAACAAGTATCTAGGTAACCGGTTTAacaaatataaatgcaaacCTTGATGGAGACAATTTCTCCAGTGGTCTTCTTGAACTTCTTCAGCTGACGCAGGAAGTACCAGAAGCGGGACTTGGCCACAATTGGGTCTGGAGAGAAGATTCTCATTTTGTACAGTGGCGTCTTGGGCTCACTCTCAGAGGGCAGTTTTCGCCCAATGACTTCATATTCCTTCAactggaaattaaaaaaaaataggtttatTTACTACACTTTCGATAGGAAAAGCTGAAATATAGTACCTATCATTAATTTAGTTAGCAGTAGTTTTGATTGCCACTCAGGGTAAATCACCTCAAACTGCTTATTTAATGttgtatattttatgaatatgttATCTATACTCAAATCGCATTTTTTTCAAGCAGCTTaaaggtatagcggacttcaaGGTGTATTCATATTAACTTGATCTGCAGTGTGACATCCAAAACCCCGATCCTAATATAACAAAATTTTGCGTCATAAAAATCAGGTCCCAGAAGTTATAATTTGGTTTTAAGTACtttaattttgtatttgcaAAGTGTTCTGTTCAGAATGCAAATTCAATAAATGCAGCTAATGAGTTTGTATACGTTGAGCTTACTGCTGtttaacaatataaaaaaaccgggcaagtgcgagtcggactcgcgcacgaagggttccgtaccataatgcaaaaaaaaaaaaacaaaaaaagcaaaaagaaaacggtcacccatccaagtactgacccctcccgactttgcttaactttggtcaaaaatcacgtttgttgtatgggagccctatttaaatctttattttattctgtttttagtatttgttgttatagcggcaacagaaatacatcatctgtgaaaatttcaactgtctagctatcacggttcgtgagatacagcctggtgagagacggacggacggacggacggacggacagcgaagtcttagtaatagggtcccgttttaccctttgggtacggaaccctaaaaatatgatAACAAAAGATGGGACAAGTGGCTTGCCCTGAATAAAGTAAAACTTTTAGTAGTTACATGTCCATACCATACAATGGAACCATATCACAACATGACATAACCTCAAACTAAATTTTCGTTCTTAGTTAATTTCACTTCATTAACACAGCGGAATGAAATAATTATCGTTAAAATCCGACACGTTGGCACTTTCTGGGCGCAAATCAGTCTTGCTATATTCTTATTCACACAAGAAACCACTAAATTGAAGTAGCCGCAACGTGTACTTCACACGCGAAAATGAACCTGTCCGTTTAAAGCTTCGTTTCACATTTTaaggtattaaaaaatataattttatgtttatataaatcATTAGGcattaatttccacatattgtATGTTTTTTCACAATTCTTACCTCTCCTTTAGCCTTCATTTTCAGAGGATTTTACCTAAAAAGAATCTGTCAATGGAAGCGGACAGACGCAAAAGAAAGATGGAGGCTGGGTAGCCAGCCTGTATAAAATGTTACAGCTTATAAAAATGCACACTTAGCATAAGGCACCTACAGACCTtgcaacaattttttttattgcatgtGTGGCCTAAGCTCTCATTAGCACGAGCGCTTTTTCAACGCacttaaaaaagcgtttga encodes:
- the LOC134667854 gene encoding large ribosomal subunit protein eL20 is translated as MKAKGELKEYEVIGRKLPSESEPKTPLYKMRIFSPDPIVAKSRFWYFLRQLKKFKKTTGEIVSIKEIPEKTPVKIKNFGIWLRYESRSGVHNMYREYRDLSVGGAVTTCYRDMGARHRARAHSIQIIKVEVIKAAACRRPQVKQFHNSAIRFPLPKRVHHHKRLNKFAYKRPSTYFL